A genomic segment from Desulfonatronum lacustre DSM 10312 encodes:
- a CDS encoding MoaD/ThiS family protein — protein MMGNTGQGAGRAGEAEATVKVRLMAILAEHAPANPKAFPIPEGCTLAELIQLLGLREDQVMFAFVNGHMATLKTRIPDKALVSLCPYICGG, from the coding sequence ATGATGGGCAATACTGGTCAAGGAGCAGGACGAGCCGGGGAGGCGGAAGCGACGGTCAAGGTACGGCTGATGGCCATTTTGGCGGAGCATGCTCCGGCGAATCCGAAAGCGTTTCCGATTCCAGAGGGCTGCACCCTGGCGGAGCTGATTCAACTGTTGGGTCTGCGGGAGGATCAGGTGATGTTCGCCTTTGTGAACGGTCACATGGCGACATTGAAAACCAGAATCCCAGACAAAGCTTTGGTTTCACTTTGCCCTTACATTTGCGGAGGATAA
- a CDS encoding aspartate/glutamate racemase family protein, with amino-acid sequence MESVKQEKIVGIIGGMGPGATVDLMARLIRLTPALDDADHVRCIVDNNPKVPSRIKALIEGGGGSPVPELQDMARRLEAWGADFLAMPCNTAHYYFQDIQDAVTIPMLNLIQITVREVLKQQPGIVKVGILGSTAMQLTGLYQRAFSAIGAEVVYPEPSAQDRIMAAIKDIKKGRMDQAAAALDAAVTSLESQGARAVVVACTELSLLPFASSLPHYDAADILAREIIRVCKWQD; translated from the coding sequence ATGGAATCGGTAAAGCAGGAAAAAATCGTCGGCATCATCGGCGGCATGGGGCCAGGGGCCACCGTGGATTTGATGGCCCGGTTGATCCGCCTGACCCCGGCCCTGGACGACGCGGATCATGTCCGATGCATCGTGGACAACAATCCCAAGGTGCCCTCGCGGATCAAGGCCCTGATTGAGGGCGGGGGGGGCAGCCCGGTGCCGGAGCTCCAGGACATGGCCAGGCGGCTGGAGGCCTGGGGGGCGGATTTTCTGGCCATGCCCTGCAACACCGCCCATTACTACTTCCAGGATATCCAGGATGCCGTGACCATCCCGATGCTCAACCTGATCCAGATCACGGTGCGGGAAGTCTTGAAACAACAGCCTGGGATCGTCAAGGTAGGCATTCTGGGCTCCACGGCAATGCAGCTCACCGGCCTGTATCAACGGGCCTTCTCCGCGATCGGGGCAGAGGTGGTCTATCCCGAACCTTCCGCCCAGGACAGGATCATGGCCGCCATCAAGGACATCAAGAAAGGTCGCATGGACCAGGCCGCCGCCGCGCTTGATGCAGCCGTCACCAGTCTGGAGTCGCAAGGGGCTCGGGCCGTGGTCGTCGCGTGCACGGAATTGAGTCTCTTGCCTTTTGCCTCATCCCTGCCACACTATGATGCCGCGGACATTCTTGCCCGCGAAATTATTCGCGTCTGCAAGTGGCAGGATTGA
- a CDS encoding NAD-dependent succinate-semialdehyde dehydrogenase gives MSLAKTILSRDAACLVGGQWISADSGKTLDVLNPATGEVLGTVPNCGRGETARAIDAAARAWPAWRALTALERSAILLRLHDLLLAEREELAHLMTLEQGKPLAEARAEIGFGASFLRWFAEEGRRAYGSIIPAPWRDKRILVTREPVGVVGIITPWNFPTAMICRKAGPALAVGCPVVVKPASQTPFSALALAELARQAGIPDGVFNVLTGSSREIGAELTGSPVVRKLSFTGSTKVGKELLQQCAATVKKVSLELGGNAPFLVFDDADLDLAVAGAVNSKYRNTGQTCVCTNRFLIQDGVYGAFLEKFTAAVGQLKVGDGLEEGVSQGPLIDDQAVLHMEAQIADAQGKGGRIITGGRRHALGGNFFEPTVIADATSEMIMSTEETFGPVAPVYRFQTEQEAVALANATEFGLAGYVYTRDLGRAWRVSEALEYGLVGVNESLMSTCEAPFGGIKESGFGREGSHYGLDDYTTLKYICMAGLAEKI, from the coding sequence ATGAGCCTTGCGAAAACGATACTGTCACGAGATGCCGCATGCCTTGTGGGTGGGCAATGGATCAGCGCCGATTCAGGCAAGACCCTGGACGTGCTCAATCCGGCCACGGGCGAAGTGTTGGGTACCGTGCCCAATTGCGGACGCGGCGAGACGGCGCGCGCCATTGACGCCGCGGCCCGGGCCTGGCCGGCCTGGCGGGCCCTGACCGCGCTGGAGCGAAGCGCAATACTCTTGCGTCTGCACGACCTGTTGCTGGCCGAGCGCGAGGAGCTGGCCCACCTGATGACCCTGGAACAGGGCAAACCGCTGGCCGAGGCCCGGGCCGAGATCGGCTTCGGGGCCAGCTTTCTGCGCTGGTTTGCCGAGGAAGGAAGGCGGGCCTATGGAAGCATCATCCCCGCGCCCTGGCGGGACAAGCGCATCCTGGTCACCCGGGAGCCGGTGGGCGTGGTGGGGATCATCACCCCCTGGAACTTCCCCACGGCCATGATCTGCCGCAAGGCAGGTCCGGCCCTGGCCGTGGGCTGCCCGGTGGTCGTCAAACCGGCCAGCCAGACGCCCTTCTCGGCCCTGGCCCTGGCTGAGCTGGCCAGGCAGGCGGGCATTCCCGACGGCGTGTTCAATGTGCTGACCGGCTCATCCCGGGAAATCGGCGCGGAACTGACCGGAAGCCCGGTGGTCCGCAAGCTCAGCTTCACCGGCTCCACGAAAGTGGGCAAGGAGCTGCTGCAACAATGCGCCGCCACCGTGAAGAAGGTTTCCCTGGAACTGGGCGGCAACGCGCCGTTTCTGGTTTTCGATGACGCGGATCTGGACCTGGCCGTGGCCGGGGCGGTTAACAGCAAGTATCGCAATACGGGTCAGACCTGCGTCTGCACCAACCGGTTTCTGATTCAGGACGGGGTTTACGGGGCCTTTCTGGAGAAATTCACGGCAGCGGTGGGCCAATTAAAGGTCGGTGACGGACTGGAAGAGGGCGTGAGCCAGGGGCCGCTGATCGACGACCAGGCCGTGCTGCACATGGAAGCCCAGATAGCGGATGCCCAGGGCAAAGGCGGGCGTATCATCACCGGAGGCCGACGGCATGCCCTTGGAGGCAATTTTTTCGAGCCCACGGTCATCGCGGATGCGACCAGCGAGATGATCATGAGCACGGAAGAGACCTTCGGCCCCGTGGCCCCGGTGTATCGCTTTCAAACCGAACAGGAGGCCGTCGCCCTGGCCAACGCCACGGAATTCGGCCTGGCCGGCTATGTCTACACCCGCGACCTGGGCCGGGCCTGGCGGGTTTCCGAGGCCCTGGAATACGGCCTCGTGGGGGTCAATGAAAGCCTGATGTCCACCTGCGAAGCGCCCTTTGGCGGGATCAAGGAAAGCGGCTTCGGCCGGGAAGGCTCCCACTACGGCCTCGATGACTACACCACGCTGAAATACATCTGCATGGCCGGGCTCGCCGAAAAGATCTGA
- a CDS encoding efflux RND transporter permease subunit — protein MFYKFFIDRPVFASVLSIVMTLAGVLALVNLPVAQYPEITPPTVNVSASYPGASAEVVEQAVATPIEQQVNGVEGMISMSSTSSNDGSYSLTVTFEVGHDLDMATVDVQNRVSQAEPKLPDMVKRMGVTVNKQSTGMLLAVNLISPNETYDALFLLNYAKINLTDALSRVPGVGKVDTFGAGEFSLRIWVDPDKMASLGIVASDIDQALQDQNIQAPAGQIGQAPAPPGTLFQYAVRVRGQLTEVEEFEDVIIKTADSGAVVRLRDVAQVELGGDFYGVFSRFSGKPTATLMIYQLPGANALTVVSDVRKAIEDLAGAFPDDVGYEIAFDTTEFVSKSIEEVVQTLFEAFALVFLVVFLFLQSWRATIIPMIAVPVSLVGAFIAFPMLDFSLNTLTLFALVLAIGLVVDDAIVVVEAAQHNLDNEGMTPREATLKAMDEVAGPVVANGLVIAAVFIPVAFLGGIAGQLYKQFALTLTVSVGISVFNALTLSPALAVLLLRPSKPGRGPLGWFFRQFNRFFAFCTRGYTATVRGAIRGWVLTLCVLVVLFGATYGLLRALPTGFVPPEDQGYFLVSIQLPPAASLERTDTAVRKVEAYLDQAEGIKAYISLGGFNMLGAGVSSYAATMFVILDSWDERQTPELTLDAILARAGRFLWSIDDGLAFAFSPPAISGLGATGGVEIQIQDRTGAGIQDLARVANEFMAAAGQRPEVSNPFTTFSVNVPQLQLELDRDKAKNMGVPLTQVYSALQAFLGGLYINDLNKFGRTYRVMLQAKPEFRGKPEDIENFYVRNNKGEMVPLSTLVTVTDASGPEYIARYNVYPAISVTADAASGFSSGQIIAALEETAAQALPPGFGYEWTGMALQEKESAGTYGPVFALALLMVFFCLAALYESWAIPFAVLFALPLGALGAFSGQWLRGLDNNVYAQIGLVMLIGLAAKNAVLIVEYAKTAYDRGMDVVEAAVEASKMRFRPILMTSLAFILGVLPLVTATGAGASARHALGTSVFAGMIAATFLGVVFVPFLYALVIGMLDRLRGGRRDVPQEPIASTKDEAKTP, from the coding sequence CATCGAGCAGCAGGTCAACGGCGTGGAGGGGATGATCTCCATGTCCTCCACCAGTTCCAACGACGGCAGCTACAGCCTGACCGTAACCTTCGAGGTGGGTCACGACCTGGACATGGCCACGGTGGACGTCCAGAACCGGGTCAGCCAGGCCGAACCCAAGCTGCCGGACATGGTCAAGCGCATGGGCGTCACGGTGAACAAGCAGTCCACGGGCATGCTCCTGGCCGTGAACCTGATCTCGCCGAACGAAACCTACGACGCCCTGTTTCTGCTCAACTACGCCAAAATCAACCTGACCGACGCCCTGAGCCGGGTGCCCGGGGTGGGCAAGGTGGACACCTTCGGGGCCGGGGAGTTTTCCCTGCGCATCTGGGTCGATCCGGACAAGATGGCCTCCCTGGGCATCGTGGCTTCGGACATTGACCAGGCCCTGCAGGATCAGAACATCCAGGCCCCGGCCGGGCAGATCGGCCAGGCCCCTGCCCCGCCGGGAACCCTGTTCCAGTACGCGGTGCGGGTTCGCGGCCAGCTCACGGAGGTCGAGGAATTCGAGGACGTGATCATCAAGACGGCCGATTCCGGAGCAGTGGTCCGGCTACGGGACGTGGCCCAGGTGGAGCTGGGCGGGGATTTTTACGGCGTATTCAGCCGCTTTTCCGGCAAGCCCACGGCCACCTTGATGATCTACCAGCTCCCCGGGGCCAACGCCCTGACCGTGGTGAGCGACGTGCGCAAGGCCATCGAAGACTTGGCCGGAGCCTTTCCGGACGACGTGGGCTATGAGATCGCCTTCGACACCACGGAGTTCGTCTCCAAATCCATCGAAGAGGTGGTCCAGACCCTGTTCGAAGCCTTTGCCCTGGTCTTTCTGGTGGTCTTTCTCTTTCTGCAAAGCTGGCGGGCCACGATCATCCCGATGATCGCCGTGCCCGTGTCCCTGGTGGGCGCGTTCATCGCCTTCCCGATGCTTGACTTCTCCCTGAACACCCTGACCCTCTTCGCCCTGGTTCTGGCCATCGGCCTGGTGGTGGACGACGCCATCGTGGTGGTGGAGGCGGCCCAGCACAACCTGGACAACGAGGGCATGACCCCTCGGGAAGCGACCCTCAAGGCCATGGACGAGGTGGCCGGGCCGGTGGTGGCCAACGGGCTGGTCATCGCGGCGGTGTTCATCCCCGTGGCCTTTCTGGGCGGGATCGCCGGGCAGCTCTATAAACAGTTCGCCCTGACCCTGACGGTGTCCGTGGGCATCTCGGTCTTCAACGCCCTGACGCTGAGTCCGGCCCTGGCCGTGCTCTTGTTGCGGCCCTCCAAGCCGGGCCGCGGCCCCCTGGGCTGGTTCTTCCGTCAGTTCAACCGTTTCTTCGCCTTCTGCACCCGGGGCTATACGGCCACGGTGCGCGGAGCCATTCGCGGCTGGGTCCTGACCCTGTGCGTCCTGGTCGTGCTCTTCGGCGCCACCTATGGCCTGCTGCGAGCACTGCCCACGGGCTTTGTCCCGCCGGAGGACCAGGGCTATTTCCTGGTCAGCATCCAGTTGCCCCCGGCAGCGTCCCTGGAGCGCACGGATACGGCGGTGCGCAAGGTGGAGGCCTATCTGGACCAGGCCGAGGGGATCAAGGCCTACATTTCCCTGGGAGGGTTCAACATGCTGGGGGCCGGGGTGTCTTCCTACGCCGCCACCATGTTCGTGATTCTGGATTCCTGGGACGAGCGCCAAACACCGGAGCTGACCCTGGACGCCATCCTGGCCCGGGCCGGACGCTTCTTATGGAGCATTGACGACGGTCTGGCCTTCGCCTTTTCCCCTCCGGCCATTTCCGGGCTGGGTGCCACGGGCGGCGTGGAGATTCAGATCCAGGACCGTACCGGAGCGGGAATCCAGGATCTGGCCCGGGTGGCCAATGAGTTTATGGCCGCCGCCGGCCAACGTCCCGAGGTGAGCAATCCCTTTACCACCTTTTCCGTGAACGTGCCCCAACTGCAACTGGAACTGGACCGGGACAAGGCCAAGAACATGGGCGTGCCGCTGACCCAGGTTTATTCGGCGTTGCAGGCCTTTCTTGGCGGGCTGTACATCAACGACCTGAACAAGTTCGGGCGAACCTACCGGGTCATGCTCCAGGCCAAGCCCGAATTCCGGGGCAAGCCCGAGGACATCGAAAACTTCTACGTGCGCAACAACAAGGGCGAGATGGTCCCCCTGTCCACCCTGGTCACGGTCACGGACGCCTCCGGCCCGGAATACATCGCCCGGTACAACGTCTATCCGGCCATCAGCGTGACCGCGGACGCGGCCTCCGGGTTCAGCAGCGGCCAGATCATCGCGGCCCTGGAAGAGACCGCGGCCCAGGCCCTGCCCCCCGGATTCGGTTACGAATGGACGGGCATGGCCCTGCAGGAGAAGGAATCCGCCGGAACCTACGGTCCGGTCTTTGCCCTGGCCCTGCTGATGGTCTTCTTTTGTCTGGCGGCCCTGTACGAAAGCTGGGCCATTCCCTTTGCCGTGCTCTTCGCCCTGCCCCTGGGAGCCCTCGGGGCCTTCAGCGGACAATGGCTGCGCGGCCTGGACAACAACGTCTACGCCCAAATCGGTCTGGTCATGCTCATCGGCCTGGCGGCCAAGAACGCCGTGCTCATCGTGGAATATGCCAAAACGGCCTACGACCGGGGCATGGACGTGGTGGAAGCTGCCGTGGAAGCCTCCAAGATGCGTTTTCGCCCGATCCTGATGACCTCCCTGGCCTTTATTCTCGGAGTCCTGCCCCTGGTCACGGCCACCGGAGCCGGAGCCTCGGCCCGCCACGCCCTGGGGACCTCGGTCTTCGCCGGAATGATCGCGGCCACGTTCCTGGGAGTCGTCTTCGTGCCCTTTCTCTACGCCCTGGTGATCGGGATGCTGGATCGGCTTCGGGGTGGGCGACGCGACGTGCCGCAAGAACCGATCGCGTCGACGAAAGACGAAGCAAAGACGCCCTGA